From Spirosoma aerolatum, one genomic window encodes:
- the secA gene encoding preprotein translocase subunit SecA, with amino-acid sequence MINLIAKLFGTKSQRDIKELLPYVEKVNAEFVRLKDLSNDELRQVSASLKAQITDELADIDNQLTELKEQAGHPEIDVNEKEQLFNRIDKLEVERNTELERVLLDILPRAFAVVKETARRFTENEQLTVTATDFDRELAARKKSVVIDGELAHWANSWDAAGSLIKWDMVHYDVQIIGGVVLHQGKIAEMATGEGKTLVATFPAFLNGLAGQGVHIVTVNDYLAKRDSEWMGPLFEFHGLRVDCIDKHQPNSEQRKRAYLADITYGTNNEFGFDYLRDNMARETGELVQRKHHYAMVDEVDSVLIDDARTPLIISGPVPRGDEQDYIELKPRVARVVEAQRKLVYDFLNDAKRKIAAGDEKEGGLSLFRAHRGLPKHKPLIKFLSETGNKALLQKTEAIYLAENQKLMPEADAPLYFTIDERHNSIDLTEKGIDYITGSGEDPNFFILPDLSIDLNAIDKDSEYSEQEKLLHKEAVIRDYSVKTQRINTVNQLLKAYCLFERDTEYVIMDGKVKIVDEQTGRIMEGRRWSDGLHQAVEAKENVKVEDATQTYATVTLQNYFRMYHKRAGMTGTAETEASEFWQIYKMDVVVIPTNRAISRKDEEDKVYRSVREKYNAVVDEITSLVEKGRPVLVGTTSVENSELLSRLLTLRKIQHQVLNAKYHQREAEIVATAGLPGTVTIATNMAGRGTDIKLTPESRAAGGLAIIGTERHESRRVDRQLRGRSGRQGDPGTSQFFVSLEDSLMRLFGSERIAKVMDRMGLEEGEVIQHSMITKSIERAQKKVEENNFGIRKRLLEYDDVMNYQREAIYKRRRNALFGDRLPLDIANTMYDVVEEVVNNSEGNYEEIKLQLLTTLGFSPDLSNEEFNRLKKPDLTRRLYDEAEAHYQAKNQAIAEKALPILTQVLNEQGHQIKNIVVPFSDGIHELTVVADLRKAVESGAREIVTEMEKAVTLSVIDQEWKEHLREMDDLKQSVQNAVFEQKDPLLVYKFESVELFKRFLNKVNFDTISFLTKADIPAQEPEEVQQEIRQAPAQRKPQPQPKLQTNAQDFSDDHLATGPEEYARRMAENDAMGAGAPPMPAQRQAPVRVAKLDRNARVNVQYADGSVKRDVKFKTVENDVISGKAMLID; translated from the coding sequence ATGATTAACCTCATAGCGAAACTTTTCGGTACCAAATCCCAACGGGACATTAAAGAATTGCTCCCTTATGTGGAAAAGGTAAATGCCGAATTTGTCCGGTTAAAAGATCTGTCCAATGATGAATTGCGGCAGGTTTCGGCATCCCTTAAAGCTCAGATTACCGATGAGTTAGCCGATATTGATAACCAGCTCACCGAGCTTAAAGAACAGGCTGGCCATCCAGAAATCGACGTCAACGAAAAAGAACAACTCTTCAATCGGATTGACAAACTCGAAGTTGAACGTAACACCGAACTGGAACGGGTTCTGCTCGACATTCTACCCCGTGCGTTTGCCGTCGTAAAAGAAACAGCCCGGCGGTTCACCGAAAACGAGCAGCTTACCGTTACCGCTACGGATTTCGATCGTGAATTGGCCGCTCGGAAAAAAAGTGTAGTTATTGATGGCGAATTGGCACATTGGGCCAATAGCTGGGATGCTGCCGGATCGCTCATCAAATGGGATATGGTTCATTACGACGTTCAAATTATTGGGGGCGTTGTTCTGCACCAGGGTAAAATTGCGGAGATGGCCACGGGCGAAGGAAAGACCCTTGTGGCTACGTTCCCTGCTTTTCTGAATGGCCTGGCAGGTCAGGGTGTGCACATCGTAACGGTCAACGATTACCTGGCCAAGCGTGACTCCGAATGGATGGGGCCGCTGTTCGAATTTCACGGCCTACGTGTTGACTGTATCGATAAACACCAGCCAAACTCCGAACAGCGTAAGAGAGCATACCTTGCCGATATTACGTATGGCACGAACAACGAGTTCGGCTTCGATTATCTCCGCGACAACATGGCGCGCGAAACCGGCGAACTGGTGCAACGGAAGCACCACTACGCCATGGTCGATGAGGTTGACTCCGTTCTGATTGATGATGCCCGGACACCGTTGATTATCAGCGGTCCCGTTCCGCGTGGTGATGAGCAGGATTACATCGAATTAAAACCTCGGGTTGCTCGAGTTGTTGAAGCGCAACGGAAATTAGTATACGACTTCTTGAATGATGCCAAACGGAAGATTGCCGCTGGCGATGAAAAAGAAGGAGGTTTATCACTGTTCCGCGCACACCGGGGCTTGCCCAAGCATAAGCCCCTGATCAAGTTTTTGAGTGAAACCGGGAATAAGGCGCTGCTTCAGAAAACGGAAGCAATTTATCTGGCCGAAAACCAGAAGCTGATGCCAGAAGCGGATGCTCCCCTTTATTTCACCATCGATGAGCGGCACAATAGCATTGATCTCACCGAAAAAGGTATCGATTACATCACTGGTTCGGGCGAAGACCCAAACTTCTTTATCCTGCCCGACCTGTCAATTGATCTAAACGCTATTGACAAAGATTCGGAGTACTCAGAGCAGGAAAAGTTGCTTCACAAAGAGGCTGTCATTCGTGACTATTCCGTTAAGACCCAACGAATTAATACTGTCAACCAGCTTCTGAAAGCGTATTGCCTGTTCGAACGAGACACCGAATACGTCATTATGGACGGAAAGGTTAAAATCGTTGATGAGCAGACGGGCCGAATTATGGAAGGTCGTCGGTGGTCGGATGGTTTGCACCAGGCCGTTGAAGCCAAGGAAAACGTTAAGGTAGAAGACGCTACTCAAACCTACGCCACCGTTACGCTTCAGAACTACTTCCGAATGTATCACAAACGAGCTGGTATGACGGGTACGGCTGAAACGGAAGCATCTGAATTCTGGCAGATCTATAAAATGGACGTGGTTGTGATTCCAACAAACCGCGCCATTAGCCGGAAAGACGAAGAGGACAAAGTATATCGTTCGGTCCGGGAAAAATACAATGCAGTCGTTGACGAAATTACCAGCCTGGTCGAAAAGGGTCGTCCGGTACTGGTGGGCACAACGTCGGTCGAAAACTCTGAATTACTGAGCCGCCTACTTACGCTTCGCAAAATCCAACACCAGGTTCTGAACGCCAAGTACCACCAGCGCGAAGCCGAAATTGTTGCTACGGCAGGTTTGCCAGGGACGGTTACGATCGCTACCAACATGGCTGGTCGGGGTACCGATATTAAACTAACCCCCGAATCGCGTGCAGCCGGTGGGTTGGCCATTATCGGTACTGAGCGCCATGAATCGCGTCGGGTCGACCGTCAGTTACGGGGTCGTTCTGGCCGTCAGGGCGATCCGGGTACCTCCCAATTCTTTGTTTCGCTGGAAGATAGCCTGATGCGGTTGTTCGGTTCCGAACGGATTGCTAAAGTTATGGACCGCATGGGTCTGGAAGAAGGTGAAGTGATTCAGCACTCGATGATCACAAAGTCCATCGAACGAGCGCAGAAGAAAGTTGAAGAAAACAACTTCGGCATTCGGAAACGATTGCTTGAATATGATGATGTGATGAACTATCAGCGGGAAGCTATTTACAAACGCCGTCGGAATGCTCTGTTTGGCGACCGTTTGCCGCTGGATATTGCCAACACCATGTACGATGTGGTTGAGGAGGTGGTTAATAACTCCGAAGGCAATTATGAGGAGATTAAACTTCAATTACTGACCACGCTGGGCTTTTCGCCAGATTTAAGTAACGAAGAGTTTAATCGTCTGAAAAAACCTGATCTGACCCGGCGTTTATACGATGAGGCCGAAGCGCACTATCAGGCCAAGAACCAGGCTATTGCTGAGAAAGCATTGCCCATTCTGACACAAGTGCTGAACGAGCAGGGACATCAGATTAAGAATATTGTTGTACCCTTCTCCGATGGTATCCATGAATTGACCGTTGTAGCCGACCTGCGTAAAGCCGTTGAATCGGGCGCTCGTGAAATCGTGACCGAAATGGAGAAAGCAGTCACGCTATCGGTCATCGACCAGGAGTGGAAAGAACACCTCCGCGAAATGGATGACCTTAAGCAATCGGTACAGAATGCGGTGTTTGAACAGAAAGACCCCTTGCTGGTGTATAAGTTTGAGTCTGTAGAGCTATTCAAGCGATTCCTGAACAAGGTAAATTTCGATACCATCAGCTTCCTGACCAAAGCCGACATTCCAGCCCAGGAGCCAGAAGAAGTGCAGCAGGAAATCCGTCAGGCTCCGGCCCAACGAAAACCACAGCCGCAACCTAAACTGCAAACGAATGCACAGGACTTTTCTGACGACCACCTGGCCACAGGCCCTGAGGAGTATGCTCGTCGGATGGCCGAAAACGACGCGATGGGGGCAGGTGCTCCGCCTATGCCTGCCCAACGCCAGGCTCCAGTACGGGTGGCCAAGCTTGACCGGAACGCCCGCGTCAATGTACAGTATGCGGATGGGTCAGTAAAGCGAGATGTTAAGTTCAAAACGGTTGAAAACGATGTGATTAGTGGCAAAGCTATGCTCATCGACTAA
- a CDS encoding glycosyltransferase family 4 protein produces the protein MKKIRVLHISTAHPAQDPRIVFKQCPTLAEQYEVYCALPHADSNRSNTIHFIRLPYFRRVIWRALFTSPYALIRGLWLRPKLVHVYVPEFLPFAFVFQFLGADVIYEVQENLYKKMHFKTLNRGRLLEKAFYKIDQLARKHCYLVFTEHAYLNTYTELAKPHEVIYNYPLPSFLEPFRAPYHPSPTKPSFFHIGLLSFERAFDTLVDALAQLKASYPEFVVHLFGNRTFTDADLARLPRFNEVKANLRFYGYTDQREAFRYAAGATAGLALLKPVGDYPDSYTTKLFEYMALGLPVITSDFPLYKQVVEQHQCGFCVSPNEPTQIADALRYLIEHPKDALAMGRLGHEAVEKHYNWTMEARKLLSFYERVLHS, from the coding sequence ATGAAGAAAATCCGTGTATTGCACATCAGTACAGCCCATCCGGCTCAGGACCCAAGAATTGTTTTTAAGCAATGCCCTACCCTGGCCGAACAGTATGAGGTGTACTGTGCCCTGCCACACGCAGACTCCAACCGTTCTAACACCATCCACTTTATTCGTTTGCCGTATTTTCGGCGGGTTATCTGGCGAGCTTTATTTACCAGTCCTTATGCCCTTATTCGAGGTTTATGGCTTCGTCCGAAACTCGTGCATGTGTACGTACCCGAATTTCTGCCATTTGCCTTTGTCTTCCAGTTTTTGGGCGCTGACGTGATTTATGAAGTGCAGGAAAATCTGTACAAGAAGATGCACTTTAAAACTCTAAACCGCGGCCGTTTACTAGAAAAAGCCTTTTATAAAATTGATCAGCTTGCCCGCAAACACTGCTATCTGGTTTTTACGGAACATGCCTATCTGAATACTTATACTGAGCTGGCCAAACCACACGAAGTGATTTACAATTACCCATTACCTAGCTTTCTGGAACCGTTTCGGGCACCGTATCATCCTAGCCCGACCAAACCTTCTTTTTTCCACATTGGCCTACTTAGCTTCGAACGGGCTTTCGATACATTGGTCGATGCTTTGGCCCAACTGAAAGCTAGCTATCCTGAATTTGTGGTGCATCTGTTCGGCAATCGCACATTTACCGATGCCGATCTGGCCAGATTGCCCCGTTTCAACGAAGTAAAAGCGAATCTGCGCTTCTATGGCTATACTGATCAACGGGAGGCCTTTCGATATGCAGCCGGCGCAACGGCTGGCCTGGCGTTACTGAAGCCCGTTGGTGATTACCCCGATTCGTATACAACCAAATTGTTCGAGTACATGGCGCTGGGGTTGCCCGTCATCACCTCCGATTTCCCGCTTTATAAACAAGTCGTAGAACAACACCAGTGTGGCTTTTGTGTGTCGCCAAACGAGCCAACTCAAATTGCCGATGCCCTCAGGTATTTGATCGAGCATCCTAAAGATGCTCTGGCCATGGGACGACTCGGACACGAAGCTGTCGAAAAGCACTATAACTGGACAATGGAGGCCAGAAAGCTACTTAGCTTTTATGAGCGGGTACTTCACTCGTAA
- a CDS encoding 3-oxoacyl-ACP synthase III family protein: MYIHAVSHYLPTEVVGNEHFTQLNGLSSDWIIERTGIKERRKAAPGENTNTMTIEVVKRLQEKTDLSTIDLIVGATYTPYDTIVSLAHEAQHYLGIADIPVISVSTACSSLLNAIEVVEGYFALNKATRALVIVAEHNTLYYNEQDTISGHLWGDGAAALLITKERQSENDFSIKALLTGGAAHTPKATTGVMMRPADGGVTMPHGRDVFINACQYMPKASLQVLERCGLTLADVDYILPHQANLRISRNVMNTLGLPEEKLISNIQHYGNTGCAGCAIALSEQWDTFKKGQHIVITVFGGGYSYGAMLVEV; the protein is encoded by the coding sequence ATGTATATACATGCAGTAAGCCATTACCTTCCAACAGAGGTAGTTGGCAATGAACACTTTACCCAGCTCAATGGCTTATCCAGCGACTGGATTATTGAACGTACCGGAATTAAGGAGCGACGTAAAGCTGCTCCCGGTGAGAATACCAATACCATGACCATCGAAGTCGTAAAACGGCTTCAGGAAAAAACCGATCTCTCGACCATCGATTTAATTGTAGGTGCTACTTATACACCATACGATACCATCGTTTCACTCGCTCACGAAGCTCAGCATTATCTAGGTATTGCCGATATTCCGGTTATTTCGGTATCAACAGCCTGTTCCTCATTGCTCAATGCCATAGAAGTTGTTGAAGGCTACTTTGCGTTGAATAAAGCAACGCGTGCGTTAGTCATAGTAGCAGAGCACAATACGCTCTACTACAACGAACAGGATACGATTTCGGGGCATTTATGGGGCGATGGTGCGGCTGCCTTGCTAATTACTAAAGAACGGCAAAGCGAAAATGATTTCTCAATTAAAGCTTTATTGACAGGCGGAGCTGCCCATACACCCAAAGCTACTACTGGTGTGATGATGCGCCCTGCCGATGGAGGTGTTACGATGCCCCACGGACGTGATGTCTTTATCAATGCCTGCCAGTACATGCCCAAAGCTAGCCTACAGGTATTGGAGCGTTGCGGACTTACCCTCGCCGATGTCGATTATATACTACCCCACCAGGCGAATCTGCGTATTTCCCGCAACGTAATGAATACGCTTGGCCTACCCGAAGAGAAATTAATTTCCAATATTCAGCATTATGGCAACACGGGTTGTGCCGGTTGCGCCATAGCGCTTTCCGAACAGTGGGATACGTTCAAAAAGGGCCAGCATATTGTCATCACCGTATTTGGCGGAGGCTATTCCTACGGGGCGATGCTAGTAGAAGTGTAA
- a CDS encoding protein-disulfide reductase DsbD family protein has translation MKSILTLVVGLLLPLATFAQLLKPVTWSYKATKSSAKIGDVIELRFSASIKDGYHIYSSDVNPKIEGPLPTEFKFTPNKTYELVGKVKPISKVETKYEEVFEGDTYVMHGVAQFSQRVKILAEKPVIDGTVSFQSCTDKDGQCIPGDDNFSFTGILVTGSPASTTTAVAETPKATSVATTPTPETVAVASAPASTTTVAEASKQPDQTTTDLAPKAEVSLAEPKGASSESLGGFLVAAFLSGLVALLTPCVFPIIPATVSFFTNQKGGQWKALLYGVFIIGIYVLVGTVVSRFNGPAFANFVSTHWVPNVLFFAIFFIFGLSFLGLFEIVLPNSLINASDAKSEQGGLLGVFFMAFTLVLVSFSCTGPIVGSLLVASAGGEVVKPILGMAAFSSAFAVPFTLFAAFPQWLKNLPRSGGWLNSVKVVLGFLELALALKFLSVADQVYHWHLLDREVFLSIWIVIFSLIGFYFLGKLRLPHDSEVKVISVQKLLLAIVTFSFVVYMIPGLWGAPLKALSGYLPPESSQDFNLHEQRTAVSGPTGAGITENVKYADLFHLPHGLQGFFDYKQALAYAKKVNKPVFIDFTGHGCVNCREMEARVWSDPAVLSRLQNDFVMLALYVDDKTELPESEWYTSTYDQKVKKTIGAQNADLQIIKYNNNAQPHYCLVNSDGKLLVPPKNYDRDVANFVAFLDSGKAKF, from the coding sequence ATGAAATCTATTCTTACGCTTGTGGTGGGCCTCCTGCTTCCCCTGGCAACATTTGCTCAATTACTTAAGCCAGTCACCTGGAGCTATAAAGCTACGAAGTCATCGGCCAAAATAGGCGACGTGATTGAGCTTCGATTTTCGGCATCAATCAAAGATGGCTACCACATTTATTCGTCCGATGTAAACCCTAAGATTGAAGGGCCTCTACCAACCGAGTTTAAGTTTACGCCGAACAAAACGTATGAGTTAGTTGGGAAAGTAAAACCAATCAGTAAGGTCGAAACCAAGTACGAAGAAGTATTTGAAGGCGATACGTACGTGATGCATGGTGTGGCGCAGTTTTCGCAACGGGTAAAGATTTTAGCCGAAAAGCCAGTTATTGACGGAACGGTTAGCTTTCAATCCTGTACTGATAAAGACGGCCAATGTATCCCGGGCGATGATAATTTTTCGTTCACAGGCATACTGGTCACAGGTAGTCCCGCGAGTACAACGACGGCCGTAGCCGAAACGCCTAAAGCAACATCAGTAGCTACTACGCCAACGCCCGAGACGGTTGCTGTGGCTAGTGCACCCGCATCAACGACAACGGTTGCAGAAGCGTCAAAACAGCCGGATCAGACCACCACAGACCTGGCACCCAAGGCAGAGGTTTCACTAGCTGAGCCGAAGGGGGCATCCAGCGAATCATTAGGCGGTTTTCTGGTAGCGGCTTTTCTTTCGGGTTTGGTGGCCTTACTGACTCCCTGCGTATTTCCCATCATTCCAGCTACGGTTAGCTTCTTTACCAACCAAAAGGGGGGGCAGTGGAAGGCGCTGCTCTATGGTGTGTTTATCATTGGTATTTACGTGTTGGTAGGTACGGTAGTATCCCGATTCAATGGCCCGGCATTTGCCAATTTTGTTAGTACACACTGGGTGCCGAACGTGTTATTCTTTGCCATCTTCTTCATTTTTGGCCTGTCGTTTCTCGGCTTGTTTGAAATTGTATTGCCCAACTCGTTGATCAATGCGTCGGATGCAAAGTCGGAGCAGGGCGGCCTACTGGGGGTTTTCTTTATGGCATTTACCCTGGTGCTGGTTTCATTCTCTTGTACGGGGCCTATTGTGGGTAGTCTGCTGGTGGCATCGGCAGGAGGGGAGGTTGTCAAGCCAATTCTGGGTATGGCCGCTTTTTCGTCGGCGTTTGCGGTGCCGTTTACCTTGTTTGCTGCGTTTCCGCAATGGCTCAAAAACTTACCCCGCTCGGGTGGATGGCTCAATTCCGTTAAGGTGGTTCTGGGTTTTCTGGAGCTTGCGCTTGCGCTTAAGTTTCTGAGCGTGGCCGACCAGGTATATCACTGGCATTTGCTGGACCGTGAAGTGTTTCTGTCGATATGGATTGTAATTTTTTCCCTGATCGGGTTCTACTTCCTGGGTAAACTCAGACTGCCGCACGATAGCGAAGTGAAAGTTATTAGCGTTCAGAAACTGCTGTTAGCTATTGTGACGTTCTCGTTTGTGGTTTATATGATTCCGGGTTTGTGGGGCGCTCCTTTAAAAGCTCTTTCAGGCTACCTGCCTCCCGAATCCTCCCAGGACTTTAATCTGCATGAGCAGCGAACAGCCGTGAGTGGACCGACAGGGGCTGGCATTACGGAGAATGTTAAATACGCCGATCTTTTCCATTTACCACACGGCTTGCAGGGATTCTTCGACTACAAGCAGGCACTGGCCTATGCCAAAAAGGTGAATAAGCCTGTCTTTATCGACTTCACCGGGCATGGTTGCGTCAACTGTCGCGAAATGGAAGCGCGCGTCTGGTCGGACCCCGCTGTTTTGTCGCGATTGCAAAATGATTTTGTGATGCTGGCCCTTTACGTAGACGATAAGACCGAATTGCCCGAATCGGAGTGGTATACGTCTACCTACGACCAGAAAGTGAAGAAGACAATTGGAGCCCAGAATGCGGATCTACAGATCATAAAATATAACAACAACGCGCAACCGCATTACTGCCTGGTCAACAGCGACGGGAAGTTGTTAGTACCGCCTAAGAATTACGACCGCGACGTGGCCAACTTTGTCGCGTTTCTGGATTCGGGAAAAGCGAAATTTTAA
- a CDS encoding phytanoyl-CoA dioxygenase family protein — MEALADKSLLLSQLAEPYTIGPEAVDFYRENGYVKLKHVLSPAVLDYYGTIITDLVFRLNTLVKPMEERTTYERAFLQIMNLWRQDEQAKEFVFSKRLAKIAADLMEVDGVRLYHDQALYKEPSGGITPWHADQFYWPLASPKTVTVWIPFQETPMEMGPLAFAEGSQHVEIGRDIEISDESETILADELQRQNFSMNDTPFELGEVSYHAGWTFHRAGPNLSDRPRKVMTMIYMDKDQIISQPRNQYQVADHVTWLGGLPVGSQPQDEMNPVLYSR, encoded by the coding sequence ATGGAAGCGCTGGCAGACAAATCTCTCTTGCTGAGTCAACTTGCTGAACCGTATACGATTGGCCCGGAAGCCGTCGATTTTTACCGGGAAAATGGGTATGTAAAACTCAAGCACGTATTAAGCCCGGCTGTGCTGGACTATTACGGGACGATCATTACCGATTTGGTTTTTCGGCTCAATACACTCGTTAAACCTATGGAAGAGCGCACGACCTATGAGCGGGCGTTTTTGCAAATCATGAATCTCTGGCGGCAAGATGAACAGGCTAAAGAGTTCGTTTTTTCGAAACGATTAGCCAAAATAGCCGCTGACCTGATGGAAGTAGACGGAGTACGACTTTATCATGACCAGGCTTTATATAAGGAACCGTCGGGTGGCATTACGCCCTGGCATGCCGATCAGTTTTACTGGCCGCTGGCATCGCCAAAAACGGTTACCGTCTGGATTCCGTTTCAGGAGACACCTATGGAAATGGGACCGCTTGCCTTTGCCGAAGGAAGTCAGCACGTTGAAATTGGGCGTGATATTGAAATCAGCGACGAGAGTGAGACGATTCTGGCCGACGAACTACAACGTCAGAATTTCAGTATGAACGACACGCCGTTTGAACTGGGTGAGGTTAGTTACCATGCTGGCTGGACATTTCACCGGGCTGGCCCTAATCTGTCAGATCGCCCTCGTAAGGTAATGACCATGATTTATATGGATAAAGATCAGATCATTAGCCAGCCGCGAAATCAATATCAGGTGGCCGATCATGTTACCTGGCTGGGAGGTTTACCAGTTGGGAGCCAGCCTCAGGATGAAATGAATCCAGTACTTTATAGTCGGTAA
- a CDS encoding YXWGXW repeat-containing protein, with protein MKTKRNVLVVVSFVCIALVSACTATTTVQGPPAARVERIPPPPSARHVWVPGHYVRRGRDYRWVGGSYRLAPGRYTAWSPGHWQQTRRGPVWVEGHWQ; from the coding sequence ATGAAAACGAAAAGAAATGTATTAGTAGTAGTTAGTTTTGTGTGTATAGCGCTGGTGTCGGCCTGTACGGCTACCACCACCGTACAGGGGCCTCCGGCTGCACGAGTTGAACGAATTCCTCCACCACCTTCGGCCCGCCACGTTTGGGTGCCAGGTCACTATGTGCGTCGAGGGCGGGATTACCGCTGGGTAGGCGGCTCGTATCGGCTAGCTCCCGGACGGTATACGGCCTGGTCGCCGGGGCATTGGCAACAAACCCGTCGTGGCCCAGTTTGGGTTGAAGGCCATTGGCAATAA
- a CDS encoding serine hydroxymethyltransferase, with translation MTTATTTRDTQVFDLIAKEQHRQESGIELIASENFVSPAVMEAAGSVLTNKYAEGLPGKRYYGGCEVVDQIEQIAIDRAKELFGATWVNVQPHSGANANTAVFLACLQPGDTILGFNLSHGGHLTHGSPVNISGKYFRPTFYGVEQETGVINYDVVEETAKRERPKVLICGASAYSRDWDYARLRAIADEVGALLLADVSHPAGLIAKGLLNDPLAHAHIVTTTTHKTLRGTRGGIIMMRNDFENPFGIKTPKGETRLMSSLLDSGVFPGTQGGPLEHIIAAKAVAFGEALSDDFYDYAVQVKANAQAMAAAFLSRGYQIISGGTDNHLMLIDLRSKGLTGKLAENTLIKADITINKNMVPFDDKSPMVTSGMRVGTAAMTTRGLKESDMEQIVVYIDKVLMNHDNDSVLATVKEEINEWMKAFPLYKS, from the coding sequence ATGACAACCGCTACCACCACCCGCGATACGCAGGTGTTTGATCTGATTGCGAAAGAACAGCACCGGCAGGAATCGGGTATTGAATTAATTGCTTCTGAAAACTTTGTGTCGCCCGCCGTGATGGAAGCGGCTGGAAGCGTTCTCACCAATAAATACGCCGAAGGCTTGCCTGGCAAGCGGTATTATGGCGGTTGTGAAGTAGTTGACCAGATTGAGCAAATTGCCATTGACCGTGCTAAAGAATTGTTCGGTGCTACCTGGGTGAACGTACAGCCTCACTCGGGTGCTAACGCCAATACAGCTGTTTTTCTGGCTTGTCTGCAACCCGGTGATACTATTCTGGGTTTCAACCTTTCGCATGGTGGTCATCTTACCCACGGTTCACCCGTAAATATTTCCGGTAAATACTTCCGGCCAACCTTCTACGGTGTGGAGCAGGAAACCGGCGTAATTAACTACGACGTCGTAGAAGAAACAGCCAAGCGCGAACGGCCCAAAGTACTGATCTGTGGTGCGTCGGCGTATAGCCGCGACTGGGATTATGCCCGCCTACGTGCCATTGCCGACGAAGTTGGCGCCTTGTTGCTGGCTGATGTTTCGCACCCTGCGGGCCTGATTGCCAAAGGCCTATTAAACGATCCGCTCGCCCATGCACACATCGTAACGACTACGACGCACAAAACCTTACGAGGCACGCGTGGTGGTATCATCATGATGCGGAATGATTTCGAGAATCCATTTGGTATTAAAACACCGAAAGGCGAAACTCGTTTAATGTCCTCACTGCTCGATTCAGGCGTGTTCCCCGGTACGCAGGGCGGCCCACTGGAACACATCATTGCGGCCAAAGCCGTTGCTTTTGGCGAAGCTCTTAGTGACGATTTCTACGATTATGCTGTCCAGGTGAAAGCCAACGCGCAGGCAATGGCAGCAGCCTTCTTAAGCCGAGGGTATCAAATCATTTCAGGGGGCACCGATAACCATCTGATGTTGATCGACTTACGCTCGAAAGGACTAACCGGGAAACTGGCTGAAAATACGCTGATCAAAGCCGACATTACGATCAACAAAAACATGGTTCCGTTCGATGACAAATCACCGATGGTTACCTCGGGAATGCGCGTCGGAACGGCAGCTATGACCACACGCGGCCTGAAAGAATCGGACATGGAGCAAATTGTCGTATATATCGACAAAGTGCTGATGAACCATGACAACGATTCGGTTCTAGCTACCGTTAAAGAAGAAATCAACGAGTGGATGAAAGCATTTCCGCTCTATAAAAGTTAA
- the tatC gene encoding twin-arginine translocase subunit TatC has product MPLDQLTDEEIDSEGKEMSFLDHLEELRWHIIRSAAAILVFTITAFIFIDDIFEYVLLGPAKTDFWTYRQMCKLADLTGYADLCVKTLTFKLQALGLSDQFTMSLTSSFFVGLSFTFPYAFWELWRFVKPGLRPVERRAARGAVFYVSLLFGLGVLFGYYIVSPLAINFLVNYTLSSKIENNIDITSYISVIVTLALGCGLIFQMPIVAFVLSKVGVLTPAFMREYRKHAWIVILVVAGIITPSPDIYSQVLVALPLALLYEVSIVVSGRVQRMREEDRKELMNS; this is encoded by the coding sequence ATGCCACTCGACCAACTGACTGACGAAGAGATTGATTCTGAAGGTAAAGAGATGTCCTTTCTGGACCATCTGGAAGAACTGCGCTGGCACATTATCCGCTCGGCCGCAGCCATTCTGGTATTTACAATTACCGCCTTCATTTTCATCGACGATATTTTTGAATATGTGCTGCTGGGCCCTGCCAAAACGGACTTCTGGACGTATCGGCAGATGTGTAAACTGGCTGATCTGACAGGCTATGCCGATTTATGCGTCAAAACTCTGACGTTTAAGCTACAGGCGCTGGGCTTATCGGATCAGTTTACGATGTCACTTACGTCGTCGTTTTTTGTTGGACTGAGCTTTACCTTTCCTTATGCCTTCTGGGAACTGTGGCGATTTGTAAAACCTGGTCTTCGCCCGGTTGAACGACGCGCAGCCCGAGGAGCCGTTTTCTACGTCTCCCTATTATTTGGACTAGGTGTATTGTTCGGTTATTACATCGTATCTCCGCTGGCAATCAACTTCTTAGTCAACTACACGCTATCGAGTAAAATTGAGAACAACATTGACATTACGTCCTACATTTCAGTTATTGTGACGCTGGCGTTGGGCTGCGGGCTCATTTTCCAGATGCCGATTGTTGCCTTTGTTTTGTCGAAAGTTGGTGTTCTAACACCTGCTTTCATGCGCGAATACCGCAAGCATGCCTGGATTGTCATTCTGGTCGTAGCGGGTATTATTACGCCGTCGCCTGATATTTACAGTCAGGTGCTGGTTGCCTTACCGCTTGCCCTTCTTTACGAGGTAAGTATTGTGGTTTCTGGAAGAGTCCAGCGTATGCGCGAAGAAGATCGGAAGGAGTTAATGAATTCATAA